The following is a genomic window from Desulfofarcimen acetoxidans DSM 771.
CGCTTACATGAAAACCGTCTACCAGATAATCAGCCAGCAGCAAGGCGATTCCGTTCAACAATAAGGAAATAAGCCAGTGCATAAGAGTCCCCCCTTTATTAGAAGATAATACAACATATTATTATTGTACTAAATTATTGTGCTAAAGGAACAATAATTCGGAAAGATATTTTGTATCACCAAAGTCTTTTAATAATTTAAATTCCTGTGCCTTATAGACAGTTTCAGTAATTACGATAAAATGCCTGCCGCCCAAGCTCTCAAAACTCTGAGGCGGGCTGCCTGTAATACGGGTACAGTGTTGGCGGATAAAAGTGCAGTTGGCCGCCGGGTACATAACCTCAATTTCTGTGGCAGCTTCATAATAGACAGCCATATATGGAGTAAACCGGCAGTAAAGTGGCCGTACGGTGTGTATCGCGCATTTAGTTGTTAAGCGAAAAGGGCATAAAATATTATCACTAAGATTTTTTTTAACCTGTTCAATATCCTCATGACATAGCTTGCTCAGATATTCAGCTATTAATAGCCATTCCGCCTCATAAACGGGAATATCTACACCGACACAGCAGCAGCCCTTGTTCGTACAGGGAAAACACTTGTTCCAATAGTTATCCATCCGAACCAGCTGGTCTGCCAGTTGATCTATTAAAGCATAAAGCCTGTGAACCGCCACTATGATTTTTGACGGTACCTTCATATTCCACACCTCAACTTTTCTCTGATTATATAAATCGTAAGCGCAATTTTCAAATTTAGTATAGGACTTTAAGGAGATCTGGATAAATAAATGAATTCTAGTATAAAGTTGGTAACTAATGATAAGCTATTACTACAAAATATATCATAAAATATTATTTATTAAAACACCGTAAATATAGATAAGATTACGGTGTTTTTTCAGTGGAATAATTCAACTAAAAAATTTATCAGCTAATTTTTCCACAGTACGTGTTGCTATACTAATGTCTGTCATTATGCGTTACTGAATAAATTAATGGTATTTGGTATAAACTTAGTAACTTATGAAAAACTAAAACTATACTTGCATACGGAGCTGAGAAATTTTTAGGCAAAGCCATCTAAGTAATAATATTAATTTATGTGGGAAATGTCGGGAGAGCATTAAAGAGTTTATTTATTTCATATGATATATTTGATGGGGTATTACATCCAAACCCTACAGTTTCATTTGTAGAGGATGGAATAGCTTATATTGACAGTGTGCGGAAGGCTGGTTCATTTCAAATTATAACTGTAGTAATTATAGGAGGTCGAAGCATGACAACAAAAACCGAAAATAACCTGAAAGCAGCTTATGCGGGAGAAAGCCAGGCCCGCAATTATTACACCTTCTGGGCCGGTGTGGCTCGTAAAGAAGGTTGGTTAAAGGTGGCGGAAATTTTTGAGGAAACC
Proteins encoded in this region:
- a CDS encoding YkgJ family cysteine cluster protein, translated to MKVPSKIIVAVHRLYALIDQLADQLVRMDNYWNKCFPCTNKGCCCVGVDIPVYEAEWLLIAEYLSKLCHEDIEQVKKNLSDNILCPFRLTTKCAIHTVRPLYCRFTPYMAVYYEAATEIEVMYPAANCTFIRQHCTRITGSPPQSFESLGGRHFIVITETVYKAQEFKLLKDFGDTKYLSELLFL